AATCAGGCTGGTCCTCTAGAAAATTGAAAAATTGAAAGGATTTTCCTTTCCCAAGATTGACACCTCCAAAAATACATTACAACCAGGGCTAATCTAGAAGGATTTTCTAGTGGGTGCAAAATTAAATAATGGACAAAAAAGCATCGAACTTGGGATATCAGTGGGTGCACAATGCTATTAAACCATTTAATCAAGCTAATTTCCTTGCCTTTTTACGTACAAAAACGTTAATATTGAAAAACTTGTGGGGGCACGTGCCACCATAGTCAAAGCCTATGAACCGTCTCACAGCCTAAACTTACCAATAAGATATTCGAATCAAAAATAATTTCCCCTAGAACAGCAACAAATACCAAGCCCTCATGTATTTCAAAAACTAGAAAAATGAATAGATGATTTGCCTTGAACAAAGTCAAATGTGGAAGAAAAAGCTTTCACAATAAAAATCAAGTATTTAAATAGATTAATTTGTTTTTCTGAGAGTGAGGCACCATAACGCTGTTATATAACAGAAAAAAAAATTCTAAAGTTCTCATTTTTTTTTTCATTTATCACTAAACAACCAATCTAATTTTAATTTTCTAATTTTTAAATATTTATTTTATAAGTTCAAAATAGTTAATTTCAATTTGACATTTGCTAGTATATAACATATTATTTAACTTTATCTATAAATTTTAGTTACTAATTAAGATAATGAAAATCTTTAAATTTTAGATATTCATTTAATTAATATTACCCAATCAATTTATAACCAATAGTTCATAACCTTTTAATATTTAAATATTTAAAATAATATAATCAGTAAATAACATGTTTGGTGAAAACTAATTTTATATTATAATTTAAAATTAATAAAATATATTTTTTCAGGAAATTGTAGGAATTGGCATTTTGTAACTAGTGATAATCCTATAGATATTTGTTTTTCTGTTATTTATAATTTTCTTATAAAATGATAGTATTTCCGTGTGAGTTTTTTTTGGTATGAAAAAAAAAGAAAATAGTTAATTGAGTTAGTTTTGTGTTAAACTGGAAATGACGGTCATTTTAAAAAAAAATTACTCCAAAAAAAATTGTGATTTTCTTGGAGAAATTGATTTGGTCTTATCGCTAGTAATTTTTAACACGATTTACCTTTGATTAAATGAAATATGTTAACACAATCAGAACGTATAAATAGTGAAAGCGAATTAATATTACTGCCTTCGTTTGGATTCTCAGGTGCCGGAAAGTGACTAAAAACGCAAAAAAAAAAACACACTTTTCTCAGAGAGGGAGAAAAAAAAGGGGAAGAAATTCGAAAGAGGAGTTTAAATCTCCACGCTTATCTCATCGCCGTTTTTACCAGTCTCTCTAATTCCGGTTTTTGCAGATCTTCTCCTGGAATATCTGATTTTTTTTTTTAATTTAATTTTGTTATTATTTAAACAGTTCGTTCCTATTTTCTTGTTCGTTCCTCTCTCTCTCTCTTTCTTCTCCAAATGAATTTCCTAGCTTGTTTCTTTGTTTAACTCATTTCAGGTTTACCTCCCTTCTTTTTTTTTTAGGTTTTCGATTTATTAGGAACACTTCAATTCTCCATTAGGGTTTTTGTTTTGGGTGGGATTTTATTTTGACAGAATAAGAGCTGAGAGTTTTGCTGTTCGAGATTCAGTCAGGTACCCCCAGTTCGGAGTTCGCTTTAATTTAAACTTATTAATCTCATGTTTAGAAATTCTTAATCTATTCAGACTGTGAGTATTTAAGAGTCGTGTCGCATTTAGTTCAAATCTTATTCTTAGGAGCAGTATTGTCAAATTTTAATGAAAATTCTGATTTTGCAGCCTGTTTACAGATACCAAATGAGCTATATAAATCGATGAAGATGATTGTTCTTGAATCCTCTGTTTCTATTTATTATGTGTTATTGCTGGATTATTTAAATATAATATTCTGATTAGTACCTTGTTTTGAACACGAGTTTGTACATTGTTTTACATGGAGATTCTGTTTTTTTTTTTTGTTTTCAGAGAGAGGGTCGGCAGTGTTAGAATGATATATGAAACTCAGGCAAGATGGGTAAAGTTCGCCATGATTCCGGATCAGGCGATGAATTCGCAATAGACAAAGCATTTCACAAAGGCCCTTGGACATCAGCTGAAGACCAACTTCTGATAGCTTATGTTGACAAACATGGTGATGGTAACTGGAACGCTGTTCAAAAACACTCTGGCCTTTCTCGCTGTGGCAAAAGCTGCCGCCTTCGTTGGGTGAATCACCTCAGGCCTGATTTAAAGAAAGGCTCTTTTACCGACAAGGAAGAGCAGCGTGTCATCGAACTTCATGCTTCCATGGGTAACAAATGGGCACGAATGGCTACTGAAGTATGTAATAAAACACTCTGCTTCCCCTTTCTCTACTCTAAATCTTGTTTTTGCTCTAAATCTTGTGTGTGTGTTGTTTCCTTTTCTTTTCAGCTACCTGGTCGCACGGATAACGAGATCAAGAATTTCTGGAACACGAGAGTTAAGAGACTGCAGCGACTTGGCTTACCAATTTACCCTGATGAAGTTCGTGAGCAAGCCATGAACGCCGCAGCTCAAAATGGTCACAACGCAGACTCATTGGACGGTCATCATAGTCAAGAGTCTTTGGAGCTTGACTGTCTCGAGATCCCTGAACTTAATTTCAAGCACTTACAACTCAATGGTGGCTCCTCCTTCTTACAGTCGATGCTTAGCAGTGTTCCCACGGGCAACCAGATGAGACAGAATCCGGGCTTGTTTCAGCCTAATATCTACAACGTGATTGCATCTCCTTACCACCAACCGCCTAACCGCAAACGCTTCAGAGAACCAGAAACCGCGTTTCCTTACACGGGTGGTTATGCTACAGACGAACATAGTGCTCAGCTTTGGAACTCTCCTTTTGTCGAAAGCACTCCAGGACAGTTCAACGTTGCACCAGATAGCCATTTTCTTGGCAATGCTACTACATATTCTTCTCCTTCTGAGCCTCTCATTCACGGGGCTGAGAAGTTGGAGCTCCCTTCATTCCAATGTTTTGACACTCAAGAGGAGCCTGGCGATTGGGAAGCACAACACTCTAACCCAATGCAGGCTATTGAGTCAGACAATACTTTAGTCCTGTCGTCCCCTCTGACAGACCCGACACCATCCGAGTGTCCATCTTCATTCTGTGATGGATTGTTGGAATCAGTTGTCTATGGATCATCAGGGGAAAAACAGACAACTACTACGGATCCAGATTCCCCGCTGCTTCAGTCCTCTCTGCTTGGCCATATCGACATTACACCAGCCACCGCAAACACAGCAGGTGATCATTTTTAACCTCTTTAGGCATCATTGTTTGCGTATTTAATACAAAGCTCCCTATTCTCCATCTGCAGGACACAACTCCAGTGCTGAAACCGATTTGGTTCATTTTGGTCCAACTTTCTCAAATGAGAGACGCACATCCTTTGAGGGCGGTGATTGGATAAGACAACTTCTTGGTGAGGATAGGGACTACACCAAGTAGAAGAGGAGGATTCTCTCGATGGCAGGACACGCATAAAGAGCTCTCTCTCTCTCTCTCTCACTTCTGATCTCTGAGTAGATTAGTATGTCTGTCTTTACGTATAATCAATCAGTACTGTGGCCTTACAAAAATAACGACCTATTAGTTTTTAGTCGGTTTTATAAGCAAGCATTATTGCTGCACGAGATTATGTTATGTAAGGATTCTAAAGATTTTTGATCAAACGTCTTGTTGATCATGCCAAGCTATTTTTGGATCTCCAAATAGATTTTCATAGCTGCGTACATGCTTTTCACCATGAAACTTGCCCATAAATAATCAGATCATAATCTAGAACAGTATGAGATGATTTTCATAGCTGTATACTTTGCTTGCCGGTTGTGTAACTCCCTCAAGCTTAACCAATGGATGCAATGGACAAGATGGATTGATAATGCAATGGACAAATATGAATTCATAGACACCACAAAGCTTTGTAAAAGTAGGCTTTGATGAGAGCGGCTTCTCACAACACTCTAAAGACTTTGACAATAGTTTTGAAAAAAATTGAAAAACTGCAAGATTCATAAAAGTTCGGTAATTTACGAAGAGAACCGAATTGAGCTTATATAGGTTCGACCATAGGATTTTCTAACAGTCTAAAATAAATTAAAGAAACAAATAAAATCGAAATAAAAGTCTTGGAAACAAAGGCTTTGATGGTTTTATGAAAACTAGCTATTGGATGGATATGGACTCGGGTTAGATAGTCCGTTTGATAAATTTGTAATTATTTGTTTGACCCTGGTTTTGTGGTTTTTTACTCTATTTTTAAATTTAAATAAATATTAATTAAAATAGGAAAAAAAAAAGAGAGCATTTGAGCTTTTTCTTTTTGCTGGAAAAGTATATCAGACTTTGTTCCAAAAAAAATACTGAATTAGACAAATCCATTTCATGGCAAGATAGGCAACAGTTAGACAACAGTTCTTTTGGGCCTTTAGAAACGAAATACAGAGAAAATAGTGAGGCCAGGCCACATAAAGGTAGATAAGTCCGGTCAGTCTCTAATCACTTCTATATAAAAAGGGCTCATCTAATTTAATTTGGGGGACACTCCTCTTTTAATGCCAACGGCGTACGGTCAAGCGTCACATCCTCCGATGTGTAGTCTCCTCCTCTCGAAGCTCCGACCTCTCCTCTCTCACTCGCCGCCGTTTTTCGCTGCTCCTTTCCGGCGGCGGCGGAGCCTCGCGTTTAGCGCACTTCCTACAAAGACGAAAGCCGTGGACGCAGCGTTGCTGAAGGAGAAATGGTTGGAGTCTCTCACTCTTCCCTCACCAGAAGAACACGTGGTGACTCGGGAGTCGAGTTATGTCATTGGGGTAGACCCAGACTTGTCCGGTGCTTTGGCTCTCTTGAAAATTAACCACGTCTTGGCTTCTTCTGAAGCTCAGGTCAGTCTCCCTGCGAGGATTTGGTTCTCTCTTATTAAACGAGAATTTCAGAGTTGTGAGTTGAATAAATTCATCATTACAAAGTTGATTGTGTTTGGATTTAGGTCTTTGATACTCCTCACCTGCCGGTTTTAGTTGGGAAAAGAGTGCGGAAACGTTTGGATGCAAAGTCAATAGTTCAGTTGATTCGAAGTTTAGATATACCATCTGGTAAGAAGATGATGTTTCACAATGTTGTTCTGTTTTTGTTTTTTTTTTTTTTTTTTTTTTTTTTTTGGCTTAGAAGCAATTTGTGCTACACAATGCAGGAAGTACGGCGTATATAGAGCAGTCAACTCCCTTTCCTAAAGATGGGAAACAGGTCAATAACACTGCTTTTTTTCTCCGATTTTGATATTTATTTCATACATGACTGTGTGATTTATATGTCTTAGGGTTGGTATAGCGGAGGTTTTGGATTTGGATTTTGGATAGGAACACTTGTTACGTCAGGCTTTTCGGTTGTCCCCGTTCCTTCAGCCTTGTGGAAGAGGCATTTTCAACTTGCTGGTGGTAACTGCACAAAGGTGATTGATTTTAAAATTGTCGAAAGTTTTATGATTTAAAATCAATCTAAATTGAAAACTAAGTAGTATTTTGTTGTTACAGGATGATAGTAGACGAGTTGCATCGGACTTGTTTCCTCTGCTTAGTTCGCAACTCCAGAGGAAAAAGGACCATGGTCGAGCTGAAGCACTGCTCATTGCGGCATATGGGGAAACTCTTAAACACGCGAAATTGTTGTACACGCCTCAAGAGTTTGTCTCCTCTGAGGTTTAGTAGAAAGCTAGTCATTGTAATGTTTTTCACTCTCCTCAACTCATTAGTTTCTTATCAAACAATTCTGATTTGTAGTCGGTACTTACCATTGCTAACTGACTTTTAAATAACATTTCGAGATCAAATATTGGGCTTTCGGTAAAAAGCTGTAAGTTAACATGGAATCTGTCTGATGTTTGCTTCATTTTTTATGATCATGAAATGGTGATGGAGTGTATAATAGGGATGGAGATGTTGAATGATGGCTTAGGATTCTTAGTTTTTGCGGGTGACTGCTTGAAAGATTTTGTTTCGTTCGACTTTAGGCTGGAAGAGCTATTTTGGAATTGTTCAGAATTAAAGTTTATAGGTAGACTTTTTCTTGGATTTACCCCGGGTTAACCCACCAATAATAGTTTGAAAAAAAAAACAAATAATAGTAAAAATTTACCAAATCATATTAGAGCATTTTTATCGCTCACTTTTGAGCGTCTCTAAAAAGGGGTCCACGATTTTGGAAAAAACGGTCTGTTAATGTTGCAGAATAAGAGACGTGTGTTGTGTAGTTTTTGCAATGTTTGCGGGCTTCACCGACACGTGGCGGTCCGCGATTGGTGTGTTTTTTAATTTTTTTAATTAAAAGAAAAATTAAAAAAGTTAAGAAACCCTTAGTGGGGTTTAGGGGTAAAAATGCTGTTATATTTTCAAAAAAAAAAGTAAAATAAATAAAAAATAGTACTACCTGCCACAAACAGCGAAATAATGTCAAAGTTGCAGAAATTTGTTTGGAGTATTGGTAGTTGCTGCGGCTTGATGAATCGGCAGTATTAGAAGAATAAGTAGTTGTGGCGGCTTGGTGAAGCGTAGATGTAAAAGTGGATATTTGAAAAGAAAGCAACAACAGCATGTAGTAGTGACTGACTTGTGTCCTGAATGATCTTCTAGATATCCCAATATAATTGTCGATCGCTACACCAATGAAAAGCTCTTCACTTGGGAAATCATAAATTTGCTAAATCACTTTTGCTAGCAAATTACTAAATCACTTTTGCTAGCAAATTATTCAGTGAAAATTTTAAAATATTTGATTACTGTAAACAGTTTGTATATTTTCAAATTAAATTTTATCATGGATTATTTTAAAGGTAACTCAAAACATGTTTTATGCCAATTTTATTTGCTGTTTTGTTTTGTTTGTTTTGGATGTTTGTTACCTTTAAGGTTTTCCAAAATTTGATGAACAAAATTTAGATATAAAAATTGAAGTAAAAGCTAAAAGATAAGAATCCTGCAGTGCTGCTCTCATCTATGGTTTAAATCAAAATTGGTGGTTTGGATCCACAACCGGTTTATATAAAAAAAAAATAATGGAACAAAAATGAAATAACCCCCAAAACGATGAGGAGCATGCTCTCTAATTAAATCACACTTTTCTGTGTTGCCACCGCCGCAAGCTGTAGCCCATCGACGCCATTGTTGCCGCGCCTTCCGCTTCTCTTTTATGTACCTTGCTTGCCCATTTTCTTTTATGAACACGAGTTATTTGGGATTCAATCTAAGAAACTGAACAGTTTATTGGGGGCATCGTTACATTCTGCAGCCAAAGATGGGCAGCGAAAGTGAGAAAGGGAGAGAAGAAGAGGAAGAGGAAGATATAGTTTGCTTAGACGAGTCCTTCTTCGTCAACGATGAGTAATTCAACTGTTTGGCTTTTGATTAACTCGAGTGTTTGGTTTGCCCTAGTAAGTAAAGTAAGTAAGCACATTGGTTTTTGAATGCAGTTATCAGTTGACGACCTTTACGTTTGGGTCCAACGTTCTTGAGCTCTACTGTCTCCAATCAGCTTCAAGTGAGTTTTCATTTTCTTTTATCGACCGACCTACTTTTGTAGTTAGTTATCTAACATAAGTTATCTTGTTGGGCAGCTGATTTTGATTTAACAGGGCAACTGGTTTGGCCTGGTGCTATGCTTATGAACCGTTATCTCTCAGATAATGCCGACATTCTCCAAGGATGTTCCGTTTTGGAGTTTGGATCTGGCGTTGGTAAGTCCTGTTTTTTTTAATTTTTTTTTTATCCTAGTAGTTTCTTTGCAAATCACCTCCTGTGCTTCAAGTTTCAGTTAGGAATGTTTGATATAGTGAACACAAACAATCCGTGATAGAAATGTTTTTGTATTTCCTTGGAACATTTGGTCTTTGATGACATATTATTGACTGTTCGTTCTCCCAAAGCGTAGAGGCTCTTTGTTTTTCTCGTTTGAATTCATTTGTAGTCGTTGATCTTTGATCTTGTTATTATAACCCAGGTATAACAGGAGTCCTCTGTAGCAAATTTTGCCGCAAAGTTGTTTTTACTGACCACAACGACGAAGTGCTCAAGGTAACGTCGCTTTTGCTAAAGATTTCTATTCACCATTGGTCGAACGTAATCAGGTCTTGTTTTTCAGATACTGAAGAAAAACATCGAGCTTCATGAACATTCAAGCCCCTCCGCTGGTGAGAAAGAAATTAACTTTGCCATTTTTATTCTCAATCTTTTACATGCTATTGATGTGTTTCTTCTGTTTCCCGTTTGTATCTACAGAATTAGAGGCTGCAAAGCTAGAATGGGGAAACACTGATCATCTTGGTGAAATCTTACAGAAACACTGTGATGGCTTTGATCTTATTCTTGGAGCTGATATCTATATCCTTTTATGTTCGGTTTGGTTTTGGTTCAATTTCGGAACTCCTATGATTTTTTTTTATTTTAAAAAGATAGCCTTGACAGTACGTGTACGCTTTCAGCAATCTAGCGTGCCGTTGCTATTTGACAGTGTAGAACAGCTTCTTCGGATCAGAGGACATGGAAATTGCAAGTTCATACTAGCATACGTATCACGGGCTAGACAGTAAGCTTGTCAGCCACAACAACGTTTTCGATTTTCATTTGTGCCACAAAGTAAAACTAAATTAAATATTGTTTCAGGATGGACTCAGCGATCATGAAGGAAGGCTCTCAGCACGGGATGCTGATGAATGAAGTTCCTGGGACTAGGTGTACCGTGGGGAACTTGGAAGGTGTTATATTTGAGATTACTCTTAAATAATATAAGGAAACGCATAATATTTGGAGTAGTTTCCTCCTTTTATGTTTTTATAGCTGCATACATTTGGTGAAAGTATGCATTGACATTGTGGATGCTTTGAAGATAATCCACACCGGTTGGTGAAGAACTGTTGCAACTACATTATCTTCTTTTTGATAGTTGCTGGAGCTAATAATTGCGTGACCTTCAAAAGTAATTTCTGAACAGATCCTAGTAGTTGTGATATCAATCTCATGTATCTCTGAGTCACACTAAAGAGATTAGCATACCTTATAACGAGATTTGTAAATTGTTATAGCATTAAATTTAAAGAAGACAAAATCAAGCATTACATAGGAACCCGATTGGCTATATACTACTGTATAATTCAGGTCACAAGTGTTCTTTGTCGACCGTCCAATAATTGGCTTAACGGGTGTTCTCTGTTGGCAGTCCAATTGATTTAACATGCTTGGTAACTGAGATCCCCGGGTCATCATACTAAATTCTAGTTGATTTACCCTCTCCAATAGCTCTGACAAGATTTGTTGGTAGGAGATATCTTTCTATCATGATTTCTTTTGTACCATACGATGACGAATGAACTGTACTGTCACTAAATTATTTAATTTTAATAGTCTTTGCCAGTTTATGAAAATTCGGCTTCGAGTTTTGGTAATAAAGGATCGTTGAAACTTGGTATTTCGCATAAGCCAAGTTCTTTCTCTTTTGATTTTGTCTGTTTTGTCCACGAAATCTTAACACTACATCCTCTATTTTAGATATGTCCCACCAAAATTTGTTATTTCATTTTAAAACATTTGTAAATAAGTTGAACTAAGACATAGCATAAGTAGACATGAAAAGGAAATTGATTTTCATGTAGTAATTTTCGTGTCATTAAGAAACATTTGGAGGATAAATGTCTATTTCTTATAATAATTTAAAGTTTTTGTTGAGAGAGCATTCGATTATACTATATAAGTCTATAAGGAATATAATAGTTTCTAATAATAATATATTATTTATATAATTAACTAATCACAATAATTAGAAGTTCAGTCAACGTTAGGTAGAATATACACATATGGTTGCATATGTTGGCTAATTGACCAACTAATAAAGTCATTTGGCCAATATATTTTCGTTTGGGATAATCACCTATAACACATAGTCAGAGTTTTTATTTAACAAGTCACTATAATTATAAATTCTGAAAAGCTTAGTTGCTTTTATTACTAATTCGG
The DNA window shown above is from Brassica oleracea var. oleracea cultivar TO1000 chromosome C3, BOL, whole genome shotgun sequence and carries:
- the LOC106332170 gene encoding uncharacterized protein LOC106332170 yields the protein MPTAYGQASHPPMCSLLLSKLRPLLSHSPPFFAAPFRRRRSLAFSALPTKTKAVDAALLKEKWLESLTLPSPEEHVVTRESSYVIGVDPDLSGALALLKINHVLASSEAQVFDTPHLPVLVGKRVRKRLDAKSIVQLIRSLDIPSGSTAYIEQSTPFPKDGKQGWYSGGFGFGFWIGTLVTSGFSVVPVPSALWKRHFQLAGGNCTKDDSRRVASDLFPLLSSQLQRKKDHGRAEALLIAAYGETLKHAKLLYTPQEFVSSEV
- the LOC106329536 gene encoding transcription factor MYB104-like, whose translation is MGKVRHDSGSGDEFAIDKAFHKGPWTSAEDQLLIAYVDKHGDGNWNAVQKHSGLSRCGKSCRLRWVNHLRPDLKKGSFTDKEEQRVIELHASMGNKWARMATELPGRTDNEIKNFWNTRVKRLQRLGLPIYPDEVREQAMNAAAQNGHNADSLDGHHSQESLELDCLEIPELNFKHLQLNGGSSFLQSMLSSVPTGNQMRQNPGLFQPNIYNVIASPYHQPPNRKRFREPETAFPYTGGYATDEHSAQLWNSPFVESTPGQFNVAPDSHFLGNATTYSSPSEPLIHGAEKLELPSFQCFDTQEEPGDWEAQHSNPMQAIESDNTLVLSSPLTDPTPSECPSSFCDGLLESVVYGSSGEKQTTTTDPDSPLLQSSLLGHIDITPATANTAGHNSSAETDLVHFGPTFSNERRTSFEGGDWIRQLLGEDRDYTK
- the LOC106332091 gene encoding protein N-lysine methyltransferase METTL21A, producing MGSESEKGREEEEEEDIVCLDESFFVNDDYQLTTFTFGSNVLELYCLQSASTDFDLTGQLVWPGAMLMNRYLSDNADILQGCSVLEFGSGVGITGVLCSKFCRKVVFTDHNDEVLKILKKNIELHEHSSPSAELEAAKLEWGNTDHLGEILQKHCDGFDLILGADICFQQSSVPLLFDSVEQLLRIRGHGNCKFILAYVSRARQMDSAIMKEGSQHGMLMNEVPGTRCTVGNLEGVIFEITLK